Part of the Alteracholeplasma palmae J233 genome, ATATAAAAAGTAGGGAGATGGCCATGGAAAAAGAAAATGACATCATAGATGAAAATATCCAAGAAGATATTGTAAAAGAAGAAACACCAAAAAAAGAAAAAAAGAAAAAAGAAAAAGAAATCATTGAAGGATTAAACCAAGAAATTGTTGAACTAAAAGATAAATTACTTAGAAATGCAGCAGAACTTGAAAACTTTAAAAAAAGAATTCAACAAGAAAGAATTAATGATAGAAAATATGCAGCAAGTAACCTTATTAATGACTTATTAGTTCCATTAGATCAATTTGCAAAAGTTGTTGAAATGAAAACAGATAACGAAGTTTTAAAAAACTTCTTAATTGGATTTAACATGATCAACGATCAATTTAAATCAATTTTAGAAACTGAAGGTGTAAAAGAGATAGATGCTTTAAATAAACCATTTGATCCAACACTACACTATGCAGTTGAAAAAGTTAACATATCAGATAAAGAAAATGGAATTAATGTTGAAGTACTTCAAAAAGGATATACATATAAAGAAAGAATATTACGACCAGCAATGGTAAAAGTAAATGAATGGAGTGAAAATAACAATGGCGAAG contains:
- the grpE gene encoding nucleotide exchange factor GrpE, which encodes MEKENDIIDENIQEDIVKEETPKKEKKKKEKEIIEGLNQEIVELKDKLLRNAAELENFKKRIQQERINDRKYAASNLINDLLVPLDQFAKVVEMKTDNEVLKNFLIGFNMINDQFKSILETEGVKEIDALNKPFDPTLHYAVEKVNISDKENGINVEVLQKGYTYKERILRPAMVKVNEWSENNNGEDK